Within the Alteromonas sp. M12 genome, the region TGACGTTTGGTCAATTGAAGCGATTCGTCAATATCAGGCTCTAATAGAAAACTGTGAAGATGATCTTATGCCCCTTAAATGGAGTGTAGTAGAAAGTATTCCTGTCCATGAAGATATAAAACTGAGACGACCTGGCCATCAAAAGTACATCGATAATTGGATCGAATCGATGGAAAACCTAGCCAAATGCGGAATAAAAACAATTTGCTACAACTTCATGCCGGTGATTGATTGGACGCGTACCGATCTCAAATTCAAACTTCCCAACGGTGCATATGCGCTGCGTTTTGATCAGAAAAAGTTTGCCGCCTTCGATCTTTTTATTTTGCAACGTGATAACGCTGAAGCAGAATACAGTGCAGCTGAAATAGAAGAAGCAAAACAGGTCTTTGAAGCTATGTCTGAGGCCGATAAAGAACAACTGACCAACAATATAATTGCTGGTCTACCTGGTAAAATGACTGACGCTTATGGACTGGACGATTTTCGCGCCATGCTAAGCAACTACAAAGATGTAACAAGTGATACTTTACGTGAAAGTTTGTTTGCATTTCTAGCACAAGTTCTTCCTCGCGCAGAAGCTTTGGGCGTTAAACTGGCCATTCATCCTGATGATCCACCTCGAGATATGCTTGGACTACCGCGTATTATTTGTACCGCAGACGACTTGGATATTCTGTTTAATGCACTACCTAGCCCTTCAAACGGTATTACCCTTTGCGTAGGCACATATAGCAGTCGTCCAGACAACAACTTACCGGCTATGGCTAAGCAATTTGGACCGCGTATTCATTTCTCTCATCTTCGCGGTGTCACCCGTGACCCTAATGAACAGCGCACTTTTT harbors:
- the uxuA gene encoding mannonate dehydratase, with the protein product MRESWRWFGPNDPVTINDIRQTGATDVVSALHTIPTGDVWSIEAIRQYQALIENCEDDLMPLKWSVVESIPVHEDIKLRRPGHQKYIDNWIESMENLAKCGIKTICYNFMPVIDWTRTDLKFKLPNGAYALRFDQKKFAAFDLFILQRDNAEAEYSAAEIEEAKQVFEAMSEADKEQLTNNIIAGLPGKMTDAYGLDDFRAMLSNYKDVTSDTLRESLFAFLAQVLPRAEALGVKLAIHPDDPPRDMLGLPRIICTADDLDILFNALPSPSNGITLCVGTYSSRPDNNLPAMAKQFGPRIHFSHLRGVTRDPNEQRTFYEASHLDSDIDMIHVVKELLNEENRRRQANSLDQDIFIRPDHGHQMMDDIGKTVNPGYSGIGRLKGLAEVRGVIRALSAQFEEQSS